The Aeromicrobium yanjiei DNA segment CCCTCGAGCTGGTCGACCCCCGCTTCTACCACCTCGACGTCGCAATCGCGGTGCTCGACGACGGCAACGGCGAGGCGCCGGCCGACATCGCCTACTACCCGGGCGCGTTCAGCGCCCACAGCCAGCGCACGCTGCGCGAGCTGTTCCCCGACGCGATCGTGTGCTCCGAGGCCGACGCGAGGGTGCTCGGCCTCAACGCCGTCAGCGACGGCCACCACGTCGTCCTGCCCGCCGAGGCCACCGAGCTCGCCACGAGCCTGCGCGGTCGCGGCTACTCGCCGGTGCCCGTCGACCTGGGCGAGTTCATCAAGTCCGGAGGCAGCGTCAAGTGCTGCACGATGGAGCTGCACAGATAGCGACCACGCCGGGCTGAATCGGACATCGAGGACCTCATCCAGTCCCACAAACCCCATCCGTCACGTAGAGTGTCGGCGTGTCGCGCATCCGAGTAGCAGTCGCCGTGCTATTTTTCGCCGCCCTTCTGGTGCCGGTTCACTCCGCCCAGGCGGCCTACACGGTGCTGTGCACGGGCTACTCCTCCTGCACGACCAAGGGCTACCCGCACGGTGGCTACGAGTCCCACAAGGGGACGAGCTACTGGAACATGTACACCGGAACGAACTGCACCAACTACGTCGCGTACCGCCTGGTGACGACCAACAAGATGCCCAACAAACGGCCCAAGTCCGGTGTCGGCAACGCCCGCGACTGGGGCACGACGATGTCCTCGATCACCGACAGCAAGCCGGTCGTCGGATCCGTGGCCTGGTGGGGCAAGACGGGCAACCACGTCGCGTACGTCGAGAAGGTCGTGTCCTCGACCGAGATCTACGTGTCCGAATCCAACTGGAGCGGCTCCTTCGACTGGCGACGCATCACCAAGTCCGGCAGCGGGTGGCCCGACGGCTTCATCCACTTCGCCGACCCGGTGACCACCGCCCCCCCGATCGTGAACGAGTCCAAGCCCGCGATCCTCAGCGAGCCCCAGGTGGGAGAGACGCTGAAGGCGTCGGGCGGGGTGTGGAGCCCCAAGGGCAACACGTACGCCTACCAGTGGCTCGCCGACGGCAAGGCCATCAGCGGGGCGACCGCCAAGACGTTCACCCCCTCGTACTCCCAGCTCGCCAAGGACCTGACCGTCTCGGTCACCGCGACCCGGCCGGGCTACACGACCGCGAAGGCCGTCTCGCCGGCGCGCGACGTGGTCCCCGGCACGTTCACCAGCAACTCGGCCCCCGTCGTCACCGGCGTCCCCCGCGTCGACTCCGAGCTCGTCGCTTCGACCGGGGGCTGGTCGCCGGCTGCCTCCGCCTACACCTATCAATGGCTCGCCGACGACACCGCGATCGCCGGGGCGACGTCCTCGACGTTCGTCCCCGGCCCCGCACAGGCCGGTCGCGCGATCACCGTCCGGGTCCGGGCCGCGAAGGGCGGCTACACGGCCGCGACCTCGACGTCCGCGCCCACCGTTGCGGTCGGCCCCGGCAGCCTCGCGTCGACGTCGCGGCCCTCGGTGTCGGGCACTCCCCAGGTCGGGTCCCGCCTCACCGCGTCCCCCGGCGCCTGGTCCCGGCCCTCGCTCACGTACGCCTATCAGTGGCTCGTGGACGGCGCGGAGGTCGCAGGGGCCACGGCCTCGTCCTTCGTCCCCCGGGCGTCCGATCTCGGCAGGACCGTCTCGGTGCGGGTCACCGCGGGTCGCGCGGGCTACACCAGCGCCTCGGCCGTCGGCGCCGCGACGACCGCCGTGGTCCGCGGCGTCCTGACCGTCCGCACCCGCCCGTCGGTCTCGGGCACACCGCGGGTGGGCGCCACGCTGACCGCGGCTCCGGGCAGCTGGTCCTCCCCCGCCACCGCGTCGTTCCGGTGGTACGCGGGCGACCAGGCCGTCGCGGGGGCGACCGGGCGGACGTTCACCCCGACCCACCGCGAGCGCGGCCAGAAGATCCGGGTCCGGGTCACCGGCACGCAGGACGGCTTCACGAGCGTGGCCTCCTCCTCGCCCAGCACCGGCGTCGTGGCGGCCGGCCGCATCACGGTGTCCGCGGCTCCGAGGATCGCCGGCACGGCTCGCCTCGGCACCGTGCTGACGGTCCAGCCCGGCTCCCACGCCCCCGCCAACGCCTCGGCGCGCTACCAGTGGCTGCGCGACGGCAAGGTGCTGAGCGGTGCCACCGGACGTTCCCGGCGCGTGACGACCAACGATCTCGGCCACCGCCTCTCGGCGAAGGTGACCTTCAAAGCCACGGGCTACGCCGCCACGACCGTCACGACAGGACGAAGCGCGAAGGCGAAGGCGACGTCGACCCTCAAGGCCACCCCCGCGACCACGAAGCGCGGCCAGGTCACGTTCAGCGTGCGGGTCACCGCGACCGGCGTCTCCGCCCCTGGCGGCACCGTCACGGTGCACTACGGCTCGTCCCGGACCCGCACCGTGAAGGTCACCAAGGGCAAGGCCACGATCACGCTCACCGGCCAAGCCGCGGGAACGCAGCGCTACCGGTTCACCTACAGCGGCGTGTCAAAGGTCGCCGGCTCGACGTACACACGCAGCGTGACGATCAGCTGATCAGGCCGCCGAGTCGAAGACCACGCGCCAGCGCGAACCGACCCGCTCGACGTCGTAGGACTCGTCGGGGGTGTCGTTGCCCCATGTGATCGTGACCGTCGAGCTGCTGCCGTTGACCCGGCCCGCGGTGTAGACGACCTCGTCGAGGTCGATCCCCTCATCGGCGAAGGTGTCCTTCGCGGCATGGACCACCTCGCAGTCGACCGCCGAGGGCGTCACGACGATCCGGCGCATGGCCCGGCAGTCGCCCTCGTCGAGGGCCCGCATCATGGTCTCGACGGCGCGAGCAGGCCCGGGGGCCGTCGACGGCTTCCCCCCGCTCGGCGAGGTGGTCGTCGAGGTGGCCGGCGCGCTCGGTCGCGAGGCAGTGCCCTCTCCCGGCCCCGACGACCCGTCGGACCCGCACGCAGACACCAGCACGAGGGCTGCGACTGCGAGGAGGCGTCTCATGACCTCAGTCTCCCCCATACGGGACGCCGAGCTCGGCGAGCCGCGTCTTGCCGCCGTCCAGCGCGGTGAGCACCCAGGCGCCGTTGTCGGTGAGGGTGAACGTGTGCTCGTAGTGAGCCGCCCACGAGCCGTCGGTCGTCACCGCGGTCCAGTCGTCGTCCAGGATCCGGGTGCTCGAGGTGCCGAGCGTGACCATCGGCTCGACGGCCAGGGCCAGCCCCTTGACGAGCTTCGCCCCGCGCCGCGGCTTGCCGTAGTTGTGGACGTCGGGCGGCTGGTGCATCTGCGAGCCGATCCCGTGACCCGTGAAGCCCTCGACGATGCCGTAGTCCCCCGCGCCGACGATCGTCGTCTCGATCGCGTGGCTGATGTCCGAGACCCGGCCGCCGAGCCGCGCCGCCGCGATGCCCCGCCACATCGACTCCTCGGTGACCCGCATGAGCGCGAGGACCTCGTCGGGCACGTCGCCGATCGCGACGGTCGTGGCGGCGTCGCCGTGCCAGCCGTCCACGACAGCACCGCAGTCGATCGAGATGATGTCGCCGTCGCGCAGCACCCGCGAGCCGGGGATGCCGTGGACGACCTCGTCGTTGACGGACGTGCAGATCACGCCGGTGAAGCCGTGGTAGCCCAGGAAGTTCGAGCTCGCGCCACGAGAGCGGATGTGCTCGTGCGCGATCGCATCGAGCTCACGGGTCGTGACGCCGGCGACCGCGGACTCCCGCAGCACCTCGAGCGTCTCGGCCACGACGAGCCCCGCCGCCCGCATCGTCTCGATCTGGGCGGGGGTCTTGATCTCGATGCCGCGCTCGAACATCAGCGGAAGCGCGCCCCTACGACGGGAGCGCGTCGGCGATGCGGCGGGACACCTCGTCCACCTCACCCACGCCGTCGACCTGGATGAGGAGTCCGCGCTTGCCGTAGACCTCGAGCAGCGGGGCGGTCTCGGCCGTGTAGACCTCCTGGCGGTGGCGGATGACGTCCTCGGTGTCATCGGCACGGCCGCTGGTCTCAGCACGCTTGAGCAGGCGCTGGATCAGCTCCTCGGGGTCCACCACGAGCTCGATGACGCCGTCGAGCGACGTGCCCAGCTCGTCAAGGATCTCATCGAGCTTGGCGACCTGGTTCACCGTGCGCGGGTAGCCGTCGAGGATGAAGCCGTCGCGGGCGTCCTCCTGCGCGAGACGGTCCTTGACCATCGCATTGGTGACCTCGTCCGGGACGTACTCGCCGGCGTCGGAGTAGCGCTGCGCGGTGCGGCCCAGCTCGGTCTGCTCCTGGATGTTGGCCCGGAAGATGTCGCCCGTGGAGATGTGCGCACCACCGATGCGCTCGGCCAGACTCACGGCCTGGGTTCCCTTGCCCGCGCCGGGCGGGCCCATGATGAGGAGGCGCATTTTACTTGAGGAACCCTTCGTAGTTGCGCTGCTGGAGCTGGCTCTCGATCTGCTTGACCGTGTCCAGCCCCACACCGACGATGATCAGGAGGGTCGTGCCGCCGAACGGGAAGTTCTGGCTGGCACCGATCGCCGCGATGGCGATCATCGGGATCAGGGCGATGAGCCCGAGGTACAGCGCACCCGGGGCCGTGATGCGGCTCAGCACGTACGCGAGGTACTCCTGCGTCGGCCGGCCGGCGCGGATGCCGGGGATGAAGCCGCCGTACTTGCGCATGTTGTCGGCGACCTCTTCGGGGTTGAACGTGATCGACACGTAGAAGTACGTGAAGAACACGATCAGCAGGAAGAAGGTGGCCATGTAGAGCGGGTGGTCACCGCGCACGAAGTTGTCGTTGATCCACGTCGCCCACGAGGCACCGGAGTTGAACTGGGCCATGAGCGCGGGGAGGTACATCAGGGACGAGGCGAAGATGACCGGGATGATGCCGGCCTGGTTGACCTTGAGCGGGATGTACGTCGAGGAGCCGCCGAACATCCGGCGTCCGACCATCCGCTTGGCGTACTGCACCGGGATGCGGCGCTGCGCCTGCTCGATGAAGATCACGCCCGCCACGATCAGCAGGCCGATCAGGACCACGAGGGTGAACGTCGTCCAGCCCTTGGTCTCCTTGATCTGCCACATCGCGCCGGGGAAGGTCGCGACGACCTGCGTGAAGATGAGGATCGACATGCCGTTGCCGACGCCGCGGTCGGTGATGAGCTCACCGAGCCACATGATGACCGCGGTGCCCGCGACCATCGTCAGCACGATCAGCAGGAACGACCAGATGCTGTCGGGGTTGTAGAGCAGCGGCCCGGTCTCGGACCCGCCGAACAGGTTGCCGCTGCGGGCCAGCGCCACGATGCCCGTGGCCTGCAGGATCGCCAGGCCCAGCGTCAGGTATCGCGTGTACTGGGTGATCTTGGTCTGCCCGGACTGGCCCTCCTTCTTGAGGGCCTCCAGCCGTGGGATGACCACGACGAGCAGCTGCAGGATGATGCTTGCGGTGATGTACGGCATGATGCCGAGCGCGAACACCGTGAGCTGCAGCAGCGCACCACCGGAGAAGACGTTGATGAGGGCGAAGAGGCTGCTGTTGTCGCCTGACGAGGCGGCCTCCACGGAGTCCTGCACGTTGCCCACGTTGATGCCGGGAGCCGGCATCGTGGAGCCGAGACGGAACAGGACGATGACGAACAGGACGAAGAGGATCTTCTTCCGCAGGTCTGGCGTTCGAAACGCGTGGACGAAGGCGCTGAGCACCGCGGTCCTCCTCGTGCACTGAGAGTGATCGATGTGAACGGACAAAAGCGGGCTCGCGCCCGCGTGCTGACTCTAACAGCCAGCAAAACAGCCGGGGCAGGGCTCTCGCCCTGCCCCGGACGCGTCAGCCAAGAATGGTGACGCTGCCGCCTGCTGCTTCGATCTTGGTCTTGGCCGAGGCGGAGAACTTGTCCGCCGTGACCTGGACCTTGACGTTGATGTCGCCCTGACCGAGGACCTTGACGGGACGTCCCTTGCGGACCGCTCCGTTGGCGACCAGCGACGCGACGTCGATGTCACCACCCTCGGGGTAGAGCTCCTGGATGCGATCCAGGTTGACGACCTGGTACTCCTCGCGGAACGGGTTCTTGAACCCCTTCAGCTTCGGCAGGCGCATGTGGATGGGAACCTGTCCACCCTCGAAGCCGACGGGAACCTGGTAGCGGGCTGCGGTGCCCTTGGTTCCACGGCCGGCGGTCTTGCCCTTCGAGCCCTCACCACGACCCACACGGGTCTTGGCGGTCTTGGCCCCGGGGGCCGGGCGCAGGTGATGAAGCTTGAGCGCCATGATCAGTCCACCTCCTTGACGTCGACGAGGTGCGGGATGGACGTCGCCATGCCGCGGATCTCGGGACGATCCTCAACGACAACCACGTCGCCGATCCTCTTCAGACCGAGCGAGCGCAGGGTGTCGCGCTGGTTCTGCTTGCGTCCGATGCCGGACTTGGTCTGGGTCACCTGGAGCTTGGCCATCAGGCACCTACCCCGGCGTCAGCCTTGGCCTTGGCCTCGGCGATGCCTTCCTTGCCGGCCCGCAGGAGCGCCGCCGGAGCGACCTCCTCGACCGTCAGGCCGCGGCGCTGGGCCACCTGCTCAGGCGACTCGAGCATGCGAAGAGCTGCGACCGTCGCGTGCACGATGTTGATCGCGTTCGACGAGCCGAGCGACTTCGACAGGACGTCGTGGACGCCGGCCGCCTCGAGCACTGCACGCACCGGGCCACCGGCGATGACGCCGGTACCGGGCGATGCGGGACGAAGGAAGACGACGCCAGCCGCCTTCTCGCCCTGCACCGGGTGCGGGATGGTGCCCTGGATGCGCGGGACGCGGAAGAAGGACTTCTTGGCCTCTTCGACGCCCTTCGCGATCGCGGTGGGGACTTCCTTGGCCTTGCCGTAGCCGATGCCGACCTGTCCGTCGCCGTCGCCGACGATCACGAGGGCGGTGAAGCTGAAGCGACGACCACCCTTGACGACCTTGGCGACACGGTTGATCGTGACGACCTTCTCGATGTACTGCGACTTCTCGGCGCCGCGATCATTACGACCGCGTCCGCCTCCGCCTCCGCGGCGCTGCTGCCCGCTCATGCGGCACTCCTCACGTTTGAGAGAAATTCAGTGTTGTTGGTCATCAGAACTCCAGCCCACCCTCGCGGGCGCCGTCGGCCAGTGCTGCGACGCGACCGGCGTACTTGTTGCCGGCGCGGTCGAAGACGACCGTCTCGACGCCTGCAGCCTTGGCACGGTCCGCGACGAGCTCGCCGACGCGCTTGGCCTTGGCCGTCTTGTCGTCGCTCGACGAACGCAGGTCGGCCTCCATCGTCGACGCGGACGCGAGGGTGTGTCCCTCGAGGTCGTCGACGATCTGGGCAACCATGTGCTTGCTGGAGCGGGTGATGACCAGACGCGGACGCTCGGCCGATCCCTGGATCTTCTTGCGACCACGGATCTGGCGGCGCAGACGCGACGCGGTACGACCCTTGGTGCTCTTGTTGTGCCTGATCGAGATAGCCATGAGCTACTTACCAGCCTTTCCGACCTTGCGGCGGACGTGCTCGCCGGCATAGCGCACACCCTTGCCCTTGTAGGGCTCGGGCTTGCGGATCTTGCGGATGTTCGCTGCGACCTCACCGACGGCCTGCTTGTCGATGCCGTGGACGGCGAACTTGGTGGGCGACTCGACCGAGAACGTGATGCCCTCGGGAGCCTTGACGGGCACCGGGTGGCTGAAGCCGAGCGCGAACTCGAGGTCAGTCGGACCCTTGGCCGCGACGCGGTAACCGACGCCGACGATCTCGAGCTTCTTCTCGTAGCCCTCGGTGACACCGATGACCATGTTGCTGATCAGGGTGCGCGAGAGGCCGTGGAGCGCCTTGCTGCGTCGCTCGTCGTTCGGACGCTCGATCGCGAGCGTGCCGTCCTCGTCCTTGCGGACCGTGATCGGCTCGGCGACGGTGTGCGTGAGCTCGCCCTTGGGACCCTTGACGCGGACGTCCTGGCCCTCGATGGTGACCTCGACGCCCGAGGGAACCGTGACGGGAATCTTGCCAATGCGTGACATGTGTCAGACCCCTCTCACCAGACGTAGGCGAGGACTTCTCCGCCTACGCCCTTCTGGTTGGCCTGGCGGTCCGTGAGCAGACCCTGGCTGGTCGAGATGATCGCGACACCGAGGCCGCCGAGGACCTTGGGCAGACCGGTCGACTTCGCGTAGACGCGAAGACCCGGCTTGCTGATGCGACGGATGCCGGCGATCGAGCGCTCGCGGTGCGGACCGTACTTGAGGGTGATGGTCAGCGTCTTGCCGACCTCGCCCTCCTTGGGCTCGGCGACGTCGATGGACGTGATGTAGCCCTCCTGCTTCAGGATCTCGGCGACGCCGGCCTTCAGCTTGGAGTAGGGCATCGACACGCTGTCGTGGTACGCCTGATTGCCGTTGCGGACACGCGTGAGCATGTCTGCGATCGGATCGGTCATTGTCATGAGTGTGTGTTTTCCATTCCTGCCGTGGTTTCCCTCCGCGGTGCGCAGGGACCTTCGACTGTCAAAAGAGGTGGGTGGTTACCAGGAGCTCTTGGTGATGCCCGGGAGCTCACCGCGGTGTGCCATCTCGCGAAGGCAGATGCGGCAGAGGCCGAACTTCTTGTACACCGAGCGCGGGCGACCGCAACGCTGGCAGCGGGTGTAGCCGCGGACTGCGAACTTCGGCTTGCGAGCGGCCTTGACCTTGAGTCCAGTCTTCGCCATGTCAGTTCTCCTTGTAGGGGAAGCCGAGCAGCTTGAGCAGCGCGCGCCCCTCCTCGTCGTTGGTCGCCGTCGTGACGACCGTGATGTCCATGCCGCGCGAGCGGTCGATCTTGTCCTGGTCGATCTCGTGGAACATGACCTGCTCGGTCAGACCGAACGTGTAGTTGCCACGGCCGTCGAACTGCTTGGGGCTCAGACCACGGAAGTCGCGGATGCGGGGCAGCGCGAGCGTCAGGAGACGATCGAGGAACTCCCACATGCGGTCGCCACGCAGCGTGACGTGCGTGCCGATCGGCATGCCCTCACGCAGCTTGAACTGCGCGATGGACTTGCGGGCCTTGGTGACCTGCGGCTTCTGACCCGTGATGGCCGTGAGGTCGCGAATCGCGCCCTCGATCAGCTTGCCGTCGCGGGCAGCCTCGCCGACGCCCATGTTGACGACGATCTTGGTGAGGCCGGGAACCTGCATGACGTTGTCGTAGTCGAACTGCTCGCGCAGGGCCGGAAGGATCTCCTCGCGGTAGCGCGTCTTGAGACGGGGGGCCGTCTGTGTCTCGCTCATTCTCAGATCTCCTTTCCGGTCTTCTTGGCGATGCGGACGCTGCGCTGTGCGCCGTACGTGGATCCGTCGGGACGCGTCTTGGTGACGTCGTCGCGACGGTAGCCGACACGGGTCGGCTCCTTGTCGGCGAGCAGCATGACGTTCGAGATGTGGATGGGGGCTTCGCTGGTGATGATGCCACCGGATCCTGCGCCACCGGCCTGGGTCGGCTTGGTGTGACGCTTGATGCGGTTGACGCCTTCGACGACGACACGGTCGTGCTCGGCGATCACTTCGATGACCGCGCCCGTGACGCCCTTGTCCTTGCCAGCGATGACCTTGACCTGGTCACCCTTGCGAATGCTGACGTTGCCTTTGCGGGCCATGTCAGAGCACCTCCGGTGCGAGAGAGATGATGCGCATGAACTTCTTGTCGCGAAGCTCACGGCCGACGGGGCCGAAGATGCGCGTTCCACGCGGATCTCCGTCCGCCTTGAGGATGACGGCTGCGTTCTCGTCGAACTTGATGTACGAGCCATCGGGACGACGGCGCTCCTTGACGGTGCGCACGACGACAGCCTTGACGACGTCACCCTTCTTGACGTTTCCGCCGGGGATCGCGTCCTTGACAGTGGCGACGATCGTGTCGCCGATGCCTGCATAACGCCGGCCAGATCCGCCGAGGACACGGATGCAGAGGATTTCCTTTGCACCGGTGTTGTCGGCGACCTTGAGTCGAGACTCCTGCTGAATCATCTGTCGTCTCCTACTTGGCCTTCTCGAGGATCTCGACGATGCGCCAACGCTTGGTCGCCGAGAGCGGACGGGTCTCCATGATGAGGACCCGGTCGCCGACGCCGGCAGCGTTGGACTCGTCGTGAGCCTTGAGCTTGATGTTGCGACGCAGGACCTTGCCGTAGAGCGCGTGCTTGACGCGGTCCTCGACATCGACCACGACGGTCTTGTCCATCTTGTCGCTGACGACAAGACCCTCGCGGGTCTTGCGAGCGGTGCGTTCGGTCACTGCCTCGTCCTTCTGATTCTTGTCGGTCATGCCTGCGACACCTCGTCGGAGGAGGTCTCGACGATGCCGAGCTCGCGCTCGCGCATCACGGTGTAGATCCGGGCGATGTCCTTGCGCACGGCCCGAAGTCGGGCGGTGTTGTCGAGCTGTCCGGTCGCGTTCTGGAAGCGCAGGTTGAACAGCTCTTCCTTGGCCTCGGCCAGCTTCTCGGCCAGGTCCTCGACGCTCACGGCGCGGAGCTCCGCGGCGGTGGTCACGGCTGCCATCACAGCTCACCTGTCTCTCGGGTGATGAAACGGGCCTTCATGGGAAGCTTGTGGATCGCGCGGCGCATGGCCTCGCGAGCCGTCTTCTCGTCGACACCGGACAGCTCGAACATGACGCGTCCGGGCTTGACGTTGGCGACCCACCACTCGGGCGATCCCTTGCCGGAACCCATGCGGGTCTCGGCGGGCTTCTTGGTCAGCGGGCGATCGGGGTAGATGTTGATCCACACCTTGCCGCCACGCTTGATGTGACGCGTCATGGCGATACGAGCGGACTCGATCTGACGGTTCGTCACGTAGGCGGCGGTCACGCACTGGATGCCGTAGTCGCCGAACGCCAGCTCGGTGCCGCCCTTGGCGGCGCCGCGACGGTCGGGGTGGTGCTGCTTGCGGTACTTGACCCTACGGGGCATCAACATCAGGAACCCTCCCCTGCAGGAGTAGCGGCGACGGCCTCGGCCGGCGCCTGGGTCGAAGCGGCAGCGTCGGTCGCCGGAGCGGCCTCGTCGCGGGCGGGACGCTCGGGACGACGCGCGCCACCAGCGGCTCCGCCACGGGCGGGACGACGGTTGCTGCCGGGGGCGGCGGCACGCTTGGCAGCTTCTGCCTCGCGCTCGGCGCGGGTACCCGCGACCTCGCCCTTGTAGATCCAGACCTTCACGCCGATGCGGCCGAAGGTCGTCTTGGCCTCGTAGAAGCCGTAGTCGACGTCAGCACGGAGCGTGTGCAGGGGCACGCGGCCCTCGCGGTAGAACTCCGAGCGCGACATCTCGGCGCCACCGAGGCGGCCCGAGCACTGGATACGGATGCCCTTGGCGCCCGAGCGCATGGTCGACTGCATCGCCTTGCGCATCGCGCGACGGAACTGCACGCGGCCCGAGAGCTGCTCGGCGACGCCCTGGGCGACCAGCTGCGCGTCCATCTCGGGGTTCTTGACCTCGAGGATGTTCAGCTGCACCTGCTTGCCCGTGAGCTTCTCGAGGTCGCCGCGGATGCGGTCGGCCTCGGCGCCACGGCGGCCGATGACGATGCCGGGGCGAGCGGTGTGGATGTCGACGCGGACGCGGTCACGCGTGCGCTCGATCTCGACACGGCTGATGCCGGCGCGGTCCATGCCCTTGGTGAGCATCCGACGGATCTGCACGTCTTCTCCGACGTAGCTCTTGTAGAGCTTGTCGGCGTACCAACGGCTCTTGTGATCCGTCGAGATGCCCAGTCGGAACCCGTGCGGGTTGATCTTCTGTCCCACTATCGGTTCCCGCCCTTCTTCTTGGAGTTTTTGGTGGCCGCGGCGAGGCGCTTGCCCTCGACGAAGTCGGCCGGCTGGACGACCACGGTCAGGTGGCTGCTGCGCTTGAGGATGCGGTTGGCCGCACCCTTGGCGCGGGGACGCCAGCGCTTCATCGTCGGGCCCTCGTCGACGAGGACCGTGGTGATGATCAGCGAGGAGCGGTCGAGCCCCTCGGTGGTCGCGGCGTTCGCAGCGGCGCTCTCGACGAGCTTGTAGAACACCTCGGCGACGGCCTGCGGCGCGAACTGCAGGGTGGCCAGGGCGTTGTCCACGGACTCGCCGCGGATCAGGTCGCCGATGCGGCGCGACTTCTGCGCAGTGACGCGCACGAAGCGAGCCACGGCGAACGCACCGGGCTCGTCGCCCAGGAGCCGCTCGCGCCGTGCGCTCACGCTGTCACGGGTAGCTGCACTCATCGCCTCTTCGCCTTCCGGTCATCCTTCTCGTGTCCGCGGAACGTGCGGGTCGGGGCGAACTCGCCCAGCTTGTGACCCACCATCGAGTCCGTGATGAACACGGGCACGTGCTTGCGGCCGTCGTGCACGGCGATCGTGTGTCCGATGAAGGACGGCAGGATCATCGAGCGGCGCGACCAGGTCTTGATCACGGTGTGGGTGTCGGCGGCGTTCTGCGCGTCGACCTTCTTCTCGAGGTGCCCGTCGACGAACGGGCCCTTCTTCAAACTACGTGGCATCTGTAAACCAATCCTTCTCAGCGGCCGGACTTGCGGCGGCGGACGATCTGGGAGTCGCTGGCCTTGCGCTTGCGCGTACGGCCTTCCGGCTTGCCCCACGGGGAGACCGGGTGACGTCCACCGGACGTCTTGCCCTCACCACCGCCGTGCGGGTGGTCGACCGGGTTCATGGCGACACCACGGACGGTCGGGCGCTTGCCCTTCCAGCGGTTGCGGCCTGCCTTGCCCCAGTTGATGTTGGACTGCTCGGCGTTGCCGACCTCGCCGATCGTGGCGCGGCAGCGGACGTCGACGTAGCGCATCTCGCCCGAGGGCAGACGCAGCTGAGCCTTGTTGCCCTCCTTGGCGACGAGCTGCACGCGCACACCGGCCGAACGGCCCATCTTGGCGCCGCCACCGGGGCGCAGCTCCACGGCGTGGATCTGCGTGCCGACGGGGATGTTGCGCAGCGGCAGGTTGTTGCCGACCTTGATGTCCGCAGCAGCGCCGGACTCGATGGCCTGGCCCTGGGCGATGCCGTCAGGCGCGATGATGTAGCGCTTCTCGCCGTCCGCGTAGTGCAGGAGCGCGATGCGCGCCGTGCGGTTGGGGTCGTACTCGATGTGAGCGACCTTCGCGGGGACGCCGTCCTTGTCGTAGCGACGGAAGTCGATGATGCGGTAGGCACGCTTGTGTCCACCGCCCTGGTGACGCGTCGTGATCCGGCCCTGGTTGTTGCGGCCACCCTTCTTGGGCAGCGGCTCCACCAGGGACTTCTCCGGCGTCGTGCGGGTGATCTCGGCGAAGTCGGCGACGCTCGAGCCACGACGGCCCGGCGTTGTCGGCTTGTACTTGCGAATAGCCATTAGTCCTCAGTCCTCAGTTGCTCGGGCTCGAGAAGATGTCGATGCTCTGGCCGGCGGCGACACTGACGATTGCGCGCTTCGTGTCCTTGCGCTTGCCGAGCCCCGAGCGCGTACGACGCGTCTTGCCCTTGCGGTTGAGCGTGTTGACCGCGGTGACCTTGACGCCGAAGATCTTCTCGACGGCGATCTTGATCTCCGTCTTGTTGGCATCGGGGTGCACCACGAACGTGTACTTGTTGTCGTCGAGCAGGCCGTAGCTCTTCTCGCTGACGACCGGCGCGATCAGAACGTCGCGGTGGTCCTTGTGGATCGTGCTCACTTGTCGTCTCCTGCCTTGGTGAAGCCGGCAGCCTCAGCCGTCTCGGCCGAGTCGAACCAGACCTCGGCCTCGACGTCGTCGTAGCCCGCGTCATCGGCCGTGTGGAAGTGACCCTCGGCGCCCTTGACCTCGTGGCCCTTGGGA contains these protein-coding regions:
- the rplB gene encoding 50S ribosomal protein L2, with product MAIRKYKPTTPGRRGSSVADFAEITRTTPEKSLVEPLPKKGGRNNQGRITTRHQGGGHKRAYRIIDFRRYDKDGVPAKVAHIEYDPNRTARIALLHYADGEKRYIIAPDGIAQGQAIESGAAADIKVGNNLPLRNIPVGTQIHAVELRPGGGAKMGRSAGVRVQLVAKEGNKAQLRLPSGEMRYVDVRCRATIGEVGNAEQSNINWGKAGRNRWKGKRPTVRGVAMNPVDHPHGGGEGKTSGGRHPVSPWGKPEGRTRKRKASDSQIVRRRKSGR
- the rpsC gene encoding 30S ribosomal protein S3, producing MGQKINPHGFRLGISTDHKSRWYADKLYKSYVGEDVQIRRMLTKGMDRAGISRVEIERTRDRVRVDIHTARPGIVIGRRGAEADRIRGDLEKLTGKQVQLNILEVKNPEMDAQLVAQGVAEQLSGRVQFRRAMRKAMQSTMRSGAKGIRIQCSGRLGGAEMSRSEFYREGRVPLHTLRADVDYGFYEAKTTFGRIGVKVWIYKGEVAGTRAEREAEAAKRAAAPGSNRRPARGGAAGGARRPERPARDEAAPATDAAASTQAPAEAVAATPAGEGS
- the rpsS gene encoding 30S ribosomal protein S19 — protein: MPRSLKKGPFVDGHLEKKVDAQNAADTHTVIKTWSRRSMILPSFIGHTIAVHDGRKHVPVFITDSMVGHKLGEFAPTRTFRGHEKDDRKAKRR
- the rplV gene encoding 50S ribosomal protein L22, producing the protein MSAATRDSVSARRERLLGDEPGAFAVARFVRVTAQKSRRIGDLIRGESVDNALATLQFAPQAVAEVFYKLVESAAANAATTEGLDRSSLIITTVLVDEGPTMKRWRPRAKGAANRILKRSSHLTVVVQPADFVEGKRLAAATKNSKKKGGNR
- the rplW gene encoding 50S ribosomal protein L23, which gives rise to MSTIHKDHRDVLIAPVVSEKSYGLLDDNKYTFVVHPDANKTEIKIAVEKIFGVKVTAVNTLNRKGKTRRTRSGLGKRKDTKRAIVSVAAGQSIDIFSSPSN